One Polyodon spathula isolate WHYD16114869_AA chromosome 58, ASM1765450v1, whole genome shotgun sequence genomic window carries:
- the sirt4 gene encoding NAD-dependent protein lipoamidase sirtuin-4, mitochondrial isoform X2: MNKMRFLFKLRAAGECPLLTANSRNSSSAGAAVSTLAFVPASAPLDTMELEDLQDFVSRSKRLFVITGAGLSTESGIPDYRSEGVGLYARTERRPIQHTEFLKSAKARQRYWARNFVGWPQFSSHRPNPAHLALSSWERLGKLHWLVTQNVDALHSKAGHQRVTELHGCTHRVVCLGCGALTARSELQHRFTSLNPGWSQEAGGVAPDGDVFLTDEQVQHFRVPGCEACGAVLKPDVTFFGDTVDRDKVRHVHERLAEADAVLVAGSSLQVYSGYRFLLAAHEKKLPIAIVNIGLTRADHMAWVRLSARCGEVLPCIVPL; this comes from the exons atgaacaag ATgaggtttctttttaaattaagagCTGCCGGTGAGTGTCCCCTGCTTACTGCGAACAGCAGGAACTCCAGCTCGGCAGGGGCAGCAGTCTCCACCCTGGCTTTCGTTCCAGCCAGCGCTCCCCTGGACACCATGGAGCTCGAAGACCTGCAGGACTTTGTGTCAAGATCTAAAAGGCTCTTTGTAATCACCGGAGCCGGCCTCTCGACGGAATCCGGAATTCCAGATTACCGCTCGGAGGGAGTCGGGCTTTACGCCAGGACTGAGCGGCGACCGATCCAGCACACGGAGTTCTTGAAGAGCGCAAAGGCGAGGCAGCGGTACTGGGCGCGGAATTTCGTCGGCTGGCCACAGTTCTCGTCTCATCGCCCTAACCCTGCGCATTTGGCCCTAAGCAGCTGGGAGAGGCTGGGCAAGCTGCACTGGCTGGTAACGCAGAACGTAGACGCTCTGCACTCCAAAGCAGGGCACCAGCGAGTGACGGAGCTCCACGGCTGTACACACAG GGTGGTGTGCCTGGGCTGTGGGGCTCTGACTGCCAGGTCCGAGCTCCAGCACCGCTTCACCTCGCTGAACCCCGGCTGGAGCCAGGAGGCTGGGGGCGTGGCTCCTGACGGGGACGTGTTCCTGACAGATGAGCAGGTGCAGCACTTCCGGGTCCCTGGGTGCGAGGCCTGCGGTGCTGTCCTCAAGCCAGACGTCACGTTCTTCGGGGACACCGTGGACAGGGACAAAGTGAGACACGTCCATGAGCGCCTGGCGGAGGCCGACGCGGTGCTGGTGGCCGGCTCATCCCTCCAG GTTTACTCCGGGTACAGGTTCCTTCTTGCAGCTCACGAGAAGAAGCTCCCGATAGCAATAGTGAACATCGGGCTAACCAGAGCGGACCACATGGCCTGGGTCAGACTCAGCGCTCGCTGCGGGGAGGTGCTGCCCTGCATTGTACCTCTTTGA
- the LOC121307746 gene encoding mitochondrial fission regulator 1-like — MESMEEFDRECPMMKTFCQLVSEDEFEEQALSYTERALLDLFHTMDQNPELYERVIRKRKQGELEKASVGSCLKAKFFTAVEGQMNRCNAVGAAELRQRVGHLKEEMKKVQAYAQEAKCAAKRTSKRLAERRQKTPGDCDEEQAPPLCVGPPPSAPPPPPPLPPSTALPEAQTPLKDRTNHRKSGFQMAATPDLLNSYGLSRLDRRSRSSVDLRALSEPEPESSSNPHHNIQYELLASIPLKRLHATGIVRSPGGTPLNTPRKSQPKSGEESSPASAFNTALITKFRNAVSPTGTSSLDSPERSDSDTDSSGFATPHGTP, encoded by the exons ATGGAATCGATGGAAGAGTTTGACCGAGAGTGCCCCATGATGAAGACGTTTTGCCAGCTGGTTTCGGAGGACGAGTTTGAGGAGCAAGCCCTGTCCTACACCGAGCGGGCCCTACTGGACCTGTTTCACACCATGGACCAGAACCCAGAGCTGTACGAGCGCGTGATCCGGAAGAGGAAACAGGGCGAGCTGGAGAAGGCCAGTGTCGGCTCCTGTTTAAAG GCAAAGTTCTTCACCGCAGTGGAGGGCCAGATGAACCGCTGCAACGCTGTGGGGGCTGCCGAGCTGAGACAAAGGGTGGGGCATCTCAAGGAGGAGATGAAGAAGGTGCAGGCCTACGCTCAAG AAGCGAAATGTGCAGCGAAGAGAACCTCAAAGCGTTTGGCTGAAAGGAGACAGAAAACCCCAGGTGATTGTGATGAAGAGCAAGCGCCACCCCTCTGCGTGGGGCCTCCCCcttcagccccgccccctcctccACCTCTACCCCCCAGCACTGCGCTGCCCGAGGCACAGACTCCTCTGAAGGATAGGACCAATCACAGGAAG AGTGGGTTTCAGATGGCTGCAACCCCTGATCTGTTGAACAGTTATGGGCTGTCGAGACTAGACCGACGCAGCAGGAG CTCAGTGGACCTGAGAGCTCTCTCAGAACCTGAACCCGAGAGTTCTTCCAATCCGCACCACAACATCCAGTACGAGCTGCTGGCGAGCATCCCTCTGAAGAGACTCCATGCCACTGGGATTGTGAG ATCCCCAGGCGGCACTCCATTGAATACCCCCAGAAAGAGCCAGCCGAAGAGCGGAGAGGAGAGTTCCCCAGCCTCCGCGTTCAACACAGCGCTGATCACCAAGTTCCGCAACGCTGTGAGTCCGACGGGAACGTCGTCACTCGACTCTCCAGAGCGCAGCGACAGCGACACAGACAGCTCGGGGTTCGCCACGCCCCACGGGACTCCGTGA
- the sirt4 gene encoding NAD-dependent protein lipoamidase sirtuin-4, mitochondrial isoform X1 — protein sequence MNKMRFLFKLRAAGECPLLTANSRNSSSAGAAVSTLAFVPASAPLDTMELEDLQDFVSRSKRLFVITGAGLSTESGIPDYRSEGVGLYARTERRPIQHTEFLKSAKARQRYWARNFVGWPQFSSHRPNPAHLALSSWERLGKLHWLVTQNVDALHSKAGHQRVTELHGCTHRVVCLGCGALTARSELQHRFTSLNPGWSQEAGGVAPDGDVFLTDEQVQHFRVPGCEACGAVLKPDVTFFGDTVDRDKVRHVHERLAEADAVLVAGSSLQVRLEQRSTVVRVTIGDVSLLSLSLSLSFVFQVYSGYRFLLAAHEKKLPIAIVNIGLTRADHMAWVRLSARCGEVLPCIVPL from the exons atgaacaag ATgaggtttctttttaaattaagagCTGCCGGTGAGTGTCCCCTGCTTACTGCGAACAGCAGGAACTCCAGCTCGGCAGGGGCAGCAGTCTCCACCCTGGCTTTCGTTCCAGCCAGCGCTCCCCTGGACACCATGGAGCTCGAAGACCTGCAGGACTTTGTGTCAAGATCTAAAAGGCTCTTTGTAATCACCGGAGCCGGCCTCTCGACGGAATCCGGAATTCCAGATTACCGCTCGGAGGGAGTCGGGCTTTACGCCAGGACTGAGCGGCGACCGATCCAGCACACGGAGTTCTTGAAGAGCGCAAAGGCGAGGCAGCGGTACTGGGCGCGGAATTTCGTCGGCTGGCCACAGTTCTCGTCTCATCGCCCTAACCCTGCGCATTTGGCCCTAAGCAGCTGGGAGAGGCTGGGCAAGCTGCACTGGCTGGTAACGCAGAACGTAGACGCTCTGCACTCCAAAGCAGGGCACCAGCGAGTGACGGAGCTCCACGGCTGTACACACAG GGTGGTGTGCCTGGGCTGTGGGGCTCTGACTGCCAGGTCCGAGCTCCAGCACCGCTTCACCTCGCTGAACCCCGGCTGGAGCCAGGAGGCTGGGGGCGTGGCTCCTGACGGGGACGTGTTCCTGACAGATGAGCAGGTGCAGCACTTCCGGGTCCCTGGGTGCGAGGCCTGCGGTGCTGTCCTCAAGCCAGACGTCACGTTCTTCGGGGACACCGTGGACAGGGACAAAGTGAGACACGTCCATGAGCGCCTGGCGGAGGCCGACGCGGTGCTGGTGGCCGGCTCATCCCTCCAGGTAAGGCTGGAACAACGATCCACCGTCGTTAGGGTGACCATCGGAGatgtttctctcctctctctctctctctctctctcgtttgtGTTTCAGGTTTACTCCGGGTACAGGTTCCTTCTTGCAGCTCACGAGAAGAAGCTCCCGATAGCAATAGTGAACATCGGGCTAACCAGAGCGGACCACATGGCCTGGGTCAGACTCAGCGCTCGCTGCGGGGAGGTGCTGCCCTGCATTGTACCTCTTTGA